One genomic segment of Burkholderiaceae bacterium includes these proteins:
- the tssE gene encoding type VI secretion system baseplate subunit TssE, whose product MNDALAQERLQPSLFDRLIDEEPDHSIESDDKRTLTRAALRQAVLRDLGWLLNATGHGLAFDDPRHPHAARSVLNYGLPMLSGQFTSSIQRVSMEQALKQAIVQFEPRILSQTLEVELVMEGPALESHNCVGLQIRGTLWAQPVPLEFLMRSRIDLGEGRIELESGSGGRG is encoded by the coding sequence ATGAACGACGCCCTGGCCCAGGAGCGCCTGCAGCCCTCGCTGTTCGACCGCTTGATCGACGAAGAACCCGATCATTCGATCGAAAGCGACGACAAGCGAACGTTGACCCGTGCCGCCCTGCGCCAGGCGGTGCTGCGCGACCTGGGCTGGCTGCTCAATGCCACCGGCCACGGCCTGGCCTTCGACGACCCGCGCCATCCCCACGCCGCGCGCTCGGTCCTCAACTACGGATTGCCTATGCTGTCTGGCCAGTTCACGTCCTCGATCCAGCGTGTCAGCATGGAACAAGCGCTCAAGCAAGCCATCGTGCAGTTTGAGCCGCGCATCCTGTCCCAAACGCTGGAGGTGGAACTCGTCATGGAAGGCCCGGCCCTCGAATCACACAACTGCGTCGGTCTCCAGATTCGCGGCACCTTGTGGGCGCAACCGGTGCCGCTGGAGTTCCTGATGCGCAGCCGGATCGATCTGGGCGAAGGGCGCATCGAGCTCGAGAGCGGATCGGGCGGGCGCGGCTGA
- a CDS encoding tetratricopeptide repeat protein produces MNAPPSIAADLVQQGRPADALAALTQDIRARPGDSRLRVFMAQLLCVLGQWQRALTQLDVAAEQDALAVPMKQVYGDAIRCEALRAEVFAGRRTPLVLGEPPAWLALLAESLRVGSSGDWTGADVLRQRAFEAAPALSGNLQDGQASHAFTWLADADMRLGPVLEAFVHGRYYWVPFERMARVRIDPPEDLRDAVWMPAHLDLRPSGEVLALIPTRYPGSERSADGALALARRTEWMEPAPGVWHGLGQRVFATDAGDHALMDVRDIAWNEPGAAQEPA; encoded by the coding sequence ATGAATGCGCCACCTTCCATCGCCGCCGACCTGGTGCAGCAGGGACGCCCGGCCGACGCTCTCGCGGCCTTGACGCAGGACATTCGTGCGCGACCGGGCGACAGCCGTCTGCGCGTGTTCATGGCGCAGTTGCTGTGCGTGCTGGGCCAGTGGCAACGTGCCCTCACCCAACTGGACGTCGCGGCCGAGCAGGATGCCCTGGCGGTGCCGATGAAGCAGGTGTATGGCGATGCCATCCGTTGCGAGGCCTTGCGCGCCGAGGTGTTCGCCGGTCGGCGCACGCCGCTGGTGCTTGGCGAGCCGCCCGCTTGGCTCGCGCTGCTGGCGGAGTCCCTGCGCGTCGGCAGCAGCGGCGACTGGACTGGCGCCGATGTCTTGCGCCAGCGTGCCTTCGAGGCGGCACCCGCGCTTTCGGGAAACCTGCAGGACGGCCAGGCATCCCATGCATTCACCTGGCTGGCGGACGCCGACATGCGCTTGGGGCCGGTTCTGGAGGCGTTTGTCCATGGCCGCTACTACTGGGTGCCTTTTGAGCGGATGGCTCGCGTGCGGATCGATCCGCCGGAGGACTTGCGCGATGCGGTGTGGATGCCGGCGCACCTGGACCTGCGGCCGAGCGGCGAGGTGCTGGCGCTCATCCCCACCCGCTACCCCGGCAGTGAGCGCAGCGCCGACGGCGCGCTGGCCCTGGCCCGCCGCACCGAGTGGATGGAGCCTGCGCCGGGGGTGTGGCATGGCCTGGGCCAGCGGGTGTTCGCCACCGACGCGGGGGATCATGCATTGATGGATGTGCGCGACATCGCATGGAACGAGCCCGGCGCGGCGCAGGAGCCCGCGTGA